Proteins from a single region of Gammaproteobacteria bacterium:
- a CDS encoding DnaJ domain-containing protein: MEYKDYYKILGVERGAPAGEIKRAYRKLAGEFHPDKNKAAGAENRFKEVSEAYEVLSDDKKRRAYDQLGPNWKAGQNFTPPPGWQPNFGGGAGRARSEDMGGFSDFFSDLFGGGMGGGAGFGGSRSFEDFGGGFAGREDQRAKVQIQLEDSFNGAQKSIGVNGKTLSVRIPKGVTAGQTIRLNGQGLRGGDLLLEIDFRADPQFSAQGRDIHVNVPIAPWEAALGQSVPVPTLGGSVQLKIPANAQSGRKLRLKGRGLPGTPAGDQIVTLSVVSPPAELDEQKQFYRDMAERFKDFDPRA, from the coding sequence TCGGCGTGGAACGCGGCGCGCCAGCCGGCGAGATCAAGCGTGCCTACCGAAAGCTCGCGGGCGAATTTCACCCTGACAAAAACAAGGCCGCCGGCGCCGAAAACCGGTTCAAGGAAGTCAGCGAAGCCTACGAAGTCCTGTCGGATGACAAGAAACGTCGCGCCTACGATCAGCTCGGTCCGAACTGGAAGGCCGGCCAGAACTTCACGCCCCCGCCAGGCTGGCAGCCCAATTTCGGCGGCGGTGCCGGCCGTGCCCGGTCTGAAGACATGGGCGGATTCTCGGACTTCTTCTCAGACCTGTTCGGCGGTGGCATGGGCGGCGGCGCCGGCTTCGGCGGTTCACGCAGTTTCGAGGACTTCGGCGGTGGCTTCGCCGGCCGCGAGGATCAGCGCGCCAAGGTCCAGATTCAGCTGGAAGATTCGTTCAACGGCGCGCAGAAGAGCATCGGCGTCAACGGCAAGACCTTGTCGGTGCGGATACCCAAGGGCGTCACCGCCGGCCAGACGATCCGTCTGAATGGCCAGGGTCTGCGCGGCGGCGACCTGCTGCTTGAAATCGACTTCAGGGCCGATCCGCAGTTCAGCGCACAGGGACGAGACATCCACGTCAACGTGCCGATCGCGCCCTGGGAAGCGGCCCTGGGTCAGAGCGTGCCTGTGCCCACGCTGGGTGGCAGTGTGCAGCTCAAGATTCCCGCCAACGCCCAGAGCGGGCGCAAGCTGCGTCTCAAAGGACGAGGCCTGCCCGGCACGCCGGCCGGCGACCAGATCGTGACGCTGTCGGTGGTATCGCCGCCGGCCGAACTCGACGAACAAAAGCAGTTCTATCGGGACATGGCCGAACGCTTCAAGGACTTCGATCCGCGCGCCTGA